The Streptomyces sp. TLI_105 DNA segment CGGCACCCTCGGGCAATGGCTGCCGCGCGAACCGCCAGGCGTTCACCGACCGCACCCCGCGCGCCCGCACCTCCGCCAACTGGCACGCCGTCCGCGCCCACGCCTCCCGCGCCTCCGTCCCCGTCGCGTCCACGGGCGCGGCGGGCGGCCCCCACAGCAACCGGGCCGGGGCCAACTCGCCCAGGTCGGCGAGGAGCCGCGTCCCCGGACCCTCCCGCACCTGGAGGGTGTTCCACCGGGTGCAGGCGCCGCCCCGTGCGGGGCTCGGCACGGGGTCGGTCACCCCGTCGGCGTCCCGCACCAGCGGCCGCGGCGCCTTCGCGGGCGCGAGGAGGTCCCGTACGGCCGTCTCCCGCACCCACGGGGCCGTCAGATAGCGGACGTTGCCCGCCGCGCGGGAGACGACCAGCGCCGCCGAACCGACCGAGTCGGCCGCGTCCGTCCGCGCGAAGTCCAGCGCGGCCCCCGCCGTCCCCTCGACCGGCTCCGCGTACCGCACGGCCCGCAGCCCGTCGTGGAAGAGCACCACCCGCATGGCGTCGACCCGCCCCGCGAACAGCAGCTGCGGCGGCCCCATCGGCGGCCCGACGGGCGTCCCCGGTGTCGCGGAGGACCGTACGGAGCCGCCGGGCCGGGCCCACACGGCGAGCGCCCGCCGCAGCAGCGCGCTGTCGCCGGTCAGACCGCCGCGCGCGGGCCACACCGAGAAGTCCTGCCGCGTCGACCCCGGCCAGACCGCCGGGTCCACCCGCCTGACCGCACCGGGGTCGAGGGCGGCCTCGGCGGCGGGGTTACGGGCGTACGAGGGCGCCGCAGCACCGTTTCTGCCCCAGCCGTCCCCGGGCAGCCCGAGCAGCGTCCCGCACACCACGAGCGCCACGACGGCGACGAACGCGGCCCGGGCGTGCTGCCGCCGCCGCATCAGATCGGTCGGCCGCGCCTGCAGGGCACACGGATCGAACTCGTCGGACTCGAGCAGAGCGGCCCCACTGAGCCGCCGGGGGAGGTCGGGAGCGCCGCCGGTACGGGACGGCCCGGAGGCCCTCCCGGGCGCGGCGCCGGCACCTGCCGGGACCGGGGGCCTTCCGGACGTGGCACCGGCGCCCGGCGGCACCGAGGGCCCCCCGACTCCGACCTGCTCGTCGCCCCCGGCCCGGCCGGCTCCTTCGGGGCCGTCGCCCCGGGCCGCGCCTTCCTCCCGTTCCGCCCCGCCGGAACGGCCACCGGCCCTGCCCGGACCGGCCTGCTCGCCCACCCGGTCGGAGCGGCCGCCCCGGGCGCCGGCGCCGGATGCGGCACGGCCACCGGAGGCGCCGGCTCCGGCCGGGGCGCCCGTCCGGCCGGGCGCGCCTGTGGCGCCGTCCGGGGACCCGGACCTCCGGGGGTCGCCCTGCTCGCCGACGCGGAACGCCTCGGGGGCGGGGCCCTCCGACGCGTCCGGAGCGTCCGCGTCCAGCGCGTCCGCCTCCGCCAGGGCCGCCGCCGGGTCCTCGACGCCCGCCGCCGCCAGGACGCGCAGGACCTCCGGGTCGCCCTGGCGCTCCAGCCCGCGGAGCACGTACGCCGCGCGGCCGGGGCCGGAGAGCCGGGACAGCCGCTGGTCCAGGGCGAGCTCGTCGGCGCCGCCCACCCGGGGGAAGAGCCGGAGCCCCCACACGTGCGGCAGCAGCGGCGGGAACTGGGCCCGGCGCGGCAGCGCGAGGCGCCGGAGCGGCAGCCCGGCGATCAGCGCCTGCCGCAGCACCTCGCCCCGTACGTACGCGTAGCCCGGATCCACCGCGTCCTCGTCCCGCCGCGGACCGGGCACTGCAGGGCCCGGGACCCGTCGGCGGGGCAGCGACCGCTGGACGAGGGCGTGCGCGGTCAGCACCCGGCGGTTGCGGCCGAGCGCCGGCGGCAGGACGAGATAGGCGATGCGGACGAGCCGCGGATACCGCTCGACGAGCGCGGCCTCGGCCTGTTCGACATCGACGGGACCCACGGGCGAGGGAACGAGATCCTGGGTGCTCACGTTCAGCAGAACGAGCGATTCTTCCGATGGTCACCCCGGCCCGTACGGGGGAGGTTCAGGCCGCCGGGACCGTCAGGCGCTCGCGGATCAGCTCCGTCACCTCGTCCGGGACGCCGAGGCCCTCCCGTACGTACTTCTCCATCGTCCCGTGCCGGACCGCCACTTCGTCGAGCGCCGCGTCCAGGTACTCCGGCAGGACCCCGATCAGTTCGAGCGCGAGCTCGGGGTCGCCGCCCTGGGCCGTGAAGCCCTCGATCATGGGCGCGAACGCCAGCCGCACCGCCGGGTTGACCGCCAGGTACTCGGCCCGCACGGTCTCCTCGTCCGCGCCGAGCAGGGACAGGACGACCGTCGCCGCCCAGCCCGTACGGTCCTTGCCCGCCGAGCAGTGGAAGAGCAGCGGCCCCGCGTCCGGCGTGCCCAGCTCGTCGAGCAGGGCGCGGTAGGAGGCACGGGCGGAGTCGCTGGAGACGAAGGTCCGGTAGGTCCGGGCGAAGGCCGCCCGGACCCGGCCGCCGCCGAGGTGCTCCTCGGCGAGCGCCGGATCGGCGAGCAGGGACTTCAGGCGCGCGGCGGGCGGCAGTCCGCTGCCGGACAGGTAGTCGGCGAGGACGTCCGCGACGAGCAGCCGGGCGCCGGTCGGCAGCCGGTCCGGCCGGTCGCCGCGCTCGGTCGCCGTCCGGAAGTCGACGACGGTACGGATGCCGAGCCCGGCGACGGCGGGCTCGGCGGGGTCGAGCCGGTCGAGAAGGGCGGA contains these protein-coding regions:
- a CDS encoding tyrosine-protein phosphatase, with the translated sequence MPAIPATSVANLRDLGGLPLGDGRSVRPGLVLRSALLDRLDPAEPAVAGLGIRTVVDFRTATERGDRPDRLPTGARLLVADVLADYLSGSGLPPAARLKSLLADPALAEEHLGGGRVRAAFARTYRTFVSSDSARASYRALLDELGTPDAGPLLFHCSAGKDRTGWAATVVLSLLGADEETVRAEYLAVNPAVRLAFAPMIEGFTAQGGDPELALELIGVLPEYLDAALDEVAVRHGTMEKYVREGLGVPDEVTELIRERLTVPAA